The genome window CACTGATCTGCCGCGGCTGGCGCCGGACATAGCCTCCTCGCACAATCGTCCCGACCGGCAAAGTCCCTGGCAGACTTTTCGGGCCTGCCCGGAGATGGCACTCGGTCGATTCGGCGAATGTTCCGATGAATCCAGTGGAGCGGTCTCTCCGGAGGAGAGGCCCCGCAGCATTCGTCCGGCGGCCTCGAAACGGAATTTGGCCATGCGCTCTCGTTGGCGGTTCGTCGTCGCGGCCCCCGCCCCCGCCCCCGCCCCCGCCCCCGCCCCCGCTGCCGTTCTGGCTCTGGCGATCGTCGCGTGTCTCGTAGCCGCCCCCGCGCCGGTGTCGGCCCAGTCGCTTCCCGGCCCGTCGCTCGAAGACCTCTTTGAAGACCCGGCACCTCCCTGGTTCGGTCAGGCTGAGTCGCGGTCCAGGCAAGGCGAAGGGGATGCGGCCGAGGAGCCGCTGGAGACCGACCGGGACTCGTTCACCTTTGCGACGAACACGGTGGGACGGGGGCGGCTGCTGCTGGAGGCGGCTCACTCCTATCTCGACAACCGTCGGGATGTCGACTCCCACAGCTATCCGGAGTTCATCGCCCGTTACGGCCTGACGGAGCGTCTCGAAGCGCGGCTGGGCTGGAACCACGAAGTTGGCGGCGGCGGGGACGTCACAGGCTCCGACGCGACGGGGGACGAGGAGACGCCGGGCTCGGTCTCGGAGTCGAAGATCACGTACGGGCTCAAGTACGCCCTCACGGACCAGGAGCGCTGGGTCCCCGAGAGTGCCGTGATCCTGCAGGGCTCGACGCCGACGGAAGGGCCGGAGAGCTCGAGCCAGTTGATCGTGGGGTATGCCTTCGGGTGGACGTTCTTTGAGGAGTGGAAGCTCGACGCCGCGGTCCGCTACGGGAACGCGCTGGAAGGGGACGATCGCTTCAATCAGTGGGCGCCGTCGATCGTCCTGAAGGTTCCGGTCGGCGAGCGGTGGAACGTGCATGGCGAGTACTTCGGGATCTTCACCGACGGCAAGGCCAACGAGTCCAACGCGCAGTACTTCAGCCCCGGGGTTCACTACCTGCTGACGCCCCGTTGCGAGATCGGCGTCCGGGTCGGCTGGGGGCTGAGCCAGGACGCGGCCAACTTCTTCAGCAACGTGGGGATCGGGCTGATGTTTTAAGGCGGCGCGCCCCTCAGGCGTCGAAGAACGTGAGCGGCGAATCCCCACTGCGGAGGACGCCGCCGAGGCGGACCCATTGGCGTTCGCCGCCGGGATGGCGGACGAGGCCCCAGCAGTCCCCTTTGCGGTTGCGGAGCCAGTACTTGAGCGGGGGCATCCCGGCCTTCTCCAGAACCAGGCCGGCGCGGGTTTCGTCGTTGTGTTTCTGAAGCGCCTTTTCGAGGTAGGAGCGTTTGAGGCGGAAGAGCCAGGGAAGGCCGAAGACGGCGGCCAGCACCATGAGAACAATCGGAATCACGCCTTCCATCAAAATCCTCCCGTAACGGCCCTGATCGTCTGCCCAGCCCGCAGTCGCCGGTGATTCTATCCGGTCGTTCGTCGATGGCCACCTTCCCCCGGACGACCAACCTCGGGGCGGCCCGATATTACGGTAGGCAACCGGGCAAAATTTGAAGTAACCTGCACCCTGCAGGTTCGCGGGCGGCAGCCGGGTCCGATTCGTTCGTACGGCTGATAACTCTTGGCAGAGATGAACAAACCAGATCCCTCTCGTTCCCACTCCCACGACTTCGAACCCGGGTCGGATGCCACCCGGGCGGGAGCGGATCAGGAGACCAATCCCGGGGCCCGGACCCACACCGGACCGCCGGGAGCGGGGCCGGAGAGCGGGGCCGGACGATTGCAGGGTTTTGCTGCGGTGCACGAAGGGGGGACGCTGGGGCCGTACCGGCTGGTGAGCCACCTCGGTTCCGGCGGAATGGGGACTGTCTACCGGGCGGAGCACGTCCACCTGGAAAAGATCGTCGCCCTCAAGATCCTCCCCGCGGCGATGATGCAGAACCCGCTCGCCCTGGGACGCTTCAAGCGGGAGATGAAGGCGGTCGGGAAGCTCTCCCACCCGCACATCGTCCAGGCGTTCGACGCCGGGGAAGTCGGCGGAGTCCACTATCTGGCGATGGAGTTCATCGACGGGATCGACCTGCAGCGGTTCGTCCGCAAAAACGGACCGATGAACCCGGTCAACGCGGCCAAGTCGATCCGCCAGGCGGCCCTGGGCCTCAGCGCGGCGCACGCCCAGCAGCTCTACCATCGCGATATCAAGCCGGCCAACCTGCTCGTCACCAAGGGGGGCCAGATCAAGGTCCTGGACCTGGGACTGGCCCGGCTCGGCGAGGAGTCCGCGGGACCGGGAGGCGAGCTGACGGCCCTCGGCGAGACCATGGGGACGCCGGACTACATGGCCCCCGAGCAGTGGTCCGATTCCCGCAGCACCGATGCGCGGACCGACCTCTACGCCCTCGGCTGCACGCTGTTCTTTCTGCTCACGGGCCGCGCCCCGTTTGCCGGCGAAGGGACGAAATCGACGGCGACCAAGATGAAGGCCCATCTCTTCAACGCGCCTCCCGATCTCCAGACGCTTCGCAGCGACGTGCCGGCTGAACTCGTCGACGTCTGCCGGAAGCTGCTGGCCAAGGACCCGGCGGACCGTTACCAGACCGCCATGGAACTGGCCGACGTCCTCGCGTCGATGGCCTCCTCCCAAGGACCGCAGTCGGCCCTGGTGGAACGGCCCTCCTCGGTCCCCAGGACCCCCTCGCTCGCGAAGGGGGCGTCCTCCCGCGCTTCCGATTCTCCCGCCAAGCCCGGTCGCCCCGCCGGCGACGGGCGCCGGCCCCCCGCGACGCCCCGATGGAAGGTCGCGGCGGGCGGACTCGGCGCGGCGGCGGTGCTGCTGGGAGTCATCGTCATCACGATCACGAATCGGGACGGCACCCAGACCCGGATCGAGGTCCCCGCCACTGCCGACGTGAAGGTGACCTACCCGGATTCCTCCACGAAGCCCTCCCCGCCCCCTGCGGCCACCTCCTCCTCCGCCACGCCGTCGGACGGCGCGCCGCGACCCCCCGCCCCCGCCCCGGCCCCCATCCCCTGGAAGCTCCCCGCGGCCCTGCCGGACCGGGAGATCGCGGAGTGGGTCCTGCGGCGCGGCGGGAGCGTCGTCATCGAGCCGGCCTGGAAGAGTGTGGCCCGCGTGGACAACCTCCCCGCCGGTTCCGTCGTGCTCCGGGACATCGCCTTCACGCACCTCAACAAGCCGCTCGATCTCGGCGACATCCGTTCGGTCTGCCGGGCCGTTCATCTGCGGGAGCTCGCCGCCCCCACGGTCGGGAGTCTCGGCCCCATCGCCGAGGAGCTGGCCCGGCTCCCGCGCCTGCACGTGCTGGGACTCGGCGCGGCGGGGCAATCGCTGGAGGCACTCGCACCGATCGGCCGCAACAAGGCGCTCGTCTTCCTGTCCCTCTCGTCGGAGGACATCGGAGACGGCTGGCCGTTTCTGGCCGCTCTTCCGACGGTCCGAACGCTGAAGGTGTGGGGCGCTCACGCGACCACGTTCGACAAGTTCGGGACCTACCCCGGTCTGAAAACCCTGTTCCTCACCGGAGACGGTTTCCCCACGGAAGTCGCGGCGGCGATGCAGGCGAAGAACCCGAACCTGCGGATCGCGCTCGAAGGTCCGGGGGGCGCGCGTCTCATCGGGAACAATCCCCTGCGGGAACCGACGCTGCAGCTTCTGCGGCGGGGCGTCGAACTGCACGGCGGCCACTTCGGGGGACCGCGGGAGACGCCGCTGACCGAACAGATGGTGGCGGAAGACGATCGCGGCTGGCAGATCGGCCAGATCCGCTGCCCGGCCAAAGTCTCCCTGGACGATCCGGCCCGCGCGCTGATTCCGGCGCTGACCGACGGGGACTACGTGGAGCTCGATTTCAGCGGCCAGGTGCGGGCGGACCGGCTGGCGGTGCACCTCGGCGAGATCAGCCGCATCTGGGGCCTCAACCTCAACGGTTCCGACATCACCGACGAAGGCCTCAAAGCCCTCGCCCACGTGATCGACATCCGCAACGTCCAGCTCAAGC of Planctomyces sp. SH-PL14 contains these proteins:
- a CDS encoding serine/threonine-protein kinase; amino-acid sequence: MQGFAAVHEGGTLGPYRLVSHLGSGGMGTVYRAEHVHLEKIVALKILPAAMMQNPLALGRFKREMKAVGKLSHPHIVQAFDAGEVGGVHYLAMEFIDGIDLQRFVRKNGPMNPVNAAKSIRQAALGLSAAHAQQLYHRDIKPANLLVTKGGQIKVLDLGLARLGEESAGPGGELTALGETMGTPDYMAPEQWSDSRSTDARTDLYALGCTLFFLLTGRAPFAGEGTKSTATKMKAHLFNAPPDLQTLRSDVPAELVDVCRKLLAKDPADRYQTAMELADVLASMASSQGPQSALVERPSSVPRTPSLAKGASSRASDSPAKPGRPAGDGRRPPATPRWKVAAGGLGAAAVLLGVIVITITNRDGTQTRIEVPATADVKVTYPDSSTKPSPPPAATSSSATPSDGAPRPPAPAPAPIPWKLPAALPDREIAEWVLRRGGSVVIEPAWKSVARVDNLPAGSVVLRDIAFTHLNKPLDLGDIRSVCRAVHLRELAAPTVGSLGPIAEELARLPRLHVLGLGAAGQSLEALAPIGRNKALVFLSLSSEDIGDGWPFLAALPTVRTLKVWGAHATTFDKFGTYPGLKTLFLTGDGFPTEVAAAMQAKNPNLRIALEGPGGARLIGNNPLREPTLQLLRRGVELHGGHFGGPRETPLTEQMVAEDDRGWQIGQIRCPAKVSLDDPARALIPALTDGDYVELDFSGQVRADRLAVHLGEISRIWGLNLNGSDITDEGLKALAHVIDIRNVQLKHTRVTAAGIQTFRQFHPTCIVISDFGEILGDFTTVPGYPH
- a CDS encoding transporter, which gives rise to MRSRWRFVVAAPAPAPAPAPAPAAVLALAIVACLVAAPAPVSAQSLPGPSLEDLFEDPAPPWFGQAESRSRQGEGDAAEEPLETDRDSFTFATNTVGRGRLLLEAAHSYLDNRRDVDSHSYPEFIARYGLTERLEARLGWNHEVGGGGDVTGSDATGDEETPGSVSESKITYGLKYALTDQERWVPESAVILQGSTPTEGPESSSQLIVGYAFGWTFFEEWKLDAAVRYGNALEGDDRFNQWAPSIVLKVPVGERWNVHGEYFGIFTDGKANESNAQYFSPGVHYLLTPRCEIGVRVGWGLSQDAANFFSNVGIGLMF